One genomic segment of uncultured Desulfobacter sp. includes these proteins:
- a CDS encoding bifunctional riboflavin kinase/FAD synthetase translates to MELIEDLNQIKVPFNNAVITIGNFDGVHKGHQALLNQVIEKGAQIGGTCIAMTFEPHPLRALGLSSPPLITRRDQKIELIESSGIDVLLCLPFDKAFAQIPAEEFIEDILVKKIGMKTIIIGPDYTFGKNRSGNVELLKTMGEKLGYETIVPDWIKDVETATERISSTRIRKLVMDGHVDRAKNYLGRFYQIRGKVIKGRERGGSLLGCPTANIKLHDELCPKFGVYAVTVETIHGNFKGVANIGFSPTFGDGMFTIEVHIFDFKEDIYDSRIRVNMVKRLRDEIKFSNIEQLSAQIRKDIKKAKEILK, encoded by the coding sequence ATGGAATTAATTGAAGATCTAAATCAAATTAAGGTCCCCTTTAATAACGCTGTTATTACCATTGGTAATTTTGACGGTGTGCACAAAGGTCACCAGGCGCTGTTGAACCAGGTGATTGAAAAGGGAGCCCAGATTGGCGGCACCTGCATAGCCATGACATTTGAACCGCATCCGTTAAGAGCCTTGGGCCTTTCCAGCCCCCCTCTGATCACCCGGCGGGACCAAAAAATTGAGCTGATAGAATCCTCGGGTATAGACGTCCTGCTCTGCCTGCCCTTTGACAAAGCCTTTGCACAGATACCAGCCGAGGAATTCATTGAAGATATTCTTGTAAAAAAGATCGGTATGAAAACCATTATTATCGGTCCTGACTATACCTTTGGAAAAAACAGGAGCGGCAATGTTGAGCTGCTCAAAACAATGGGTGAAAAACTTGGGTATGAGACCATTGTACCAGACTGGATAAAAGATGTTGAAACCGCCACGGAACGAATTTCCAGCACAAGGATCAGAAAACTTGTCATGGACGGCCATGTGGACCGGGCAAAAAACTATCTTGGGCGGTTTTACCAAATCCGGGGAAAGGTTATAAAGGGCCGTGAACGCGGAGGCAGTCTGCTTGGATGTCCCACGGCCAATATAAAATTACATGATGAACTGTGCCCTAAGTTCGGGGTCTATGCGGTAACCGTTGAAACCATCCATGGCAACTTCAAGGGTGTGGCCAATATTGGTTTTTCCCCGACCTTTGGAGATGGGATGTTTACCATTGAAGTTCATATTTTTGATTTTAAAGAAGATATATACGACTCTCGAATACGCGTTAATATGGTGAAACGACTCCGGGATGAAATTAAATTTTCAAATATTGAGCAGCTGTCCGCTCAGATCAGAAAAGATATTAAAAAGGCAAAGGAAATTTTAAAATAA
- the def gene encoding peptide deformylase, translating into MAILDIVTFPEPSLKKVSVPVETIDDELKILIEDMGETMFHEPGVGLAAPQVGINRRVIVYDPHAGEEQKDPEDKTFTALINPEILSKSKETFISEKEGCLSVVDYRADVKRHASVTVRAMNIDGETIEFDAHGLMSVIMQHEIDHLDGILFIDRISALKRAMYKKKRLKQLKNKK; encoded by the coding sequence ATGGCTATTCTTGATATTGTCACGTTTCCCGAACCCTCATTAAAAAAGGTATCAGTACCTGTTGAAACCATTGATGACGAGTTAAAAATATTGATTGAGGATATGGGGGAGACCATGTTCCATGAACCAGGTGTGGGCCTTGCCGCCCCCCAGGTCGGGATCAATCGACGGGTTATTGTTTATGATCCCCATGCAGGGGAGGAACAAAAAGACCCTGAAGACAAAACATTTACCGCACTTATTAATCCTGAAATCCTATCCAAATCCAAAGAGACCTTCATCTCTGAAAAAGAAGGATGCTTAAGTGTTGTTGACTACAGGGCAGACGTTAAGCGGCATGCAAGTGTCACTGTACGGGCCATGAATATTGACGGCGAAACCATTGAATTTGATGCCCACGGGCTTATGTCCGTTATCATGCAGCATGAAATTGACCACCTTGACGGTATTCTGTTTATTGACAGGATTTCTGCATTGAAACGGGCTATGTATAAGAAAAAACGGTTAAAACAATTGAAAAACAAAAAATGA
- the fmt gene encoding methionyl-tRNA formyltransferase yields the protein MKNIRIVFMGTPEFSVPALKTLAKKPGFDVLLAVTQPDRPKGRGKKLSPSAVKQAALDLGIDVYQPEKINTPEGIQRIAALEPDYFVVVAFGQILSRQMLDIPKIYPINIHASLLPKYRGAAPIQAAVLNMDEQTGVTTMVMAEKMDAGDILLMETTPVDPEDTASTLHDKLSQMGADLIIKTIHGIEQKKITPVPQDHSKASYVSMLKKSDGRINWNGSARSVCAHINAMTPWPGAFTELCGKRLKIFKAVVSSAPMPTSALPGTIVSCSDKGLFVAAGHGIVQVLELMGSSGKRLDVAAFLCGNKINLPACFK from the coding sequence ATGAAAAATATCCGCATCGTTTTCATGGGAACCCCGGAATTTTCTGTCCCGGCGTTAAAGACCCTGGCAAAAAAGCCGGGGTTTGACGTTTTACTGGCAGTGACCCAGCCGGACCGGCCCAAAGGTCGTGGGAAAAAGCTTAGCCCTTCCGCAGTCAAGCAGGCTGCACTGGACCTTGGCATTGACGTTTACCAGCCTGAAAAAATAAACACCCCGGAAGGAATACAGCGGATTGCCGCTCTTGAACCGGACTATTTTGTCGTTGTTGCCTTTGGCCAGATCCTTTCACGGCAGATGCTGGATATCCCCAAAATCTATCCCATAAATATCCATGCCTCCCTTTTGCCAAAATACCGAGGTGCAGCCCCCATCCAGGCGGCTGTTTTAAATATGGATGAACAAACCGGTGTGACCACCATGGTTATGGCTGAAAAAATGGATGCAGGGGATATTCTATTGATGGAAACAACGCCTGTGGACCCTGAAGATACCGCATCAACGCTGCATGACAAATTATCGCAGATGGGTGCCGACCTTATTATTAAAACCATCCACGGCATTGAACAAAAGAAAATCACCCCCGTTCCCCAGGATCATTCAAAAGCAAGCTATGTATCCATGCTTAAAAAGTCAGACGGCCGCATTAACTGGAACGGCAGTGCAAGGTCTGTCTGCGCCCATATCAATGCCATGACACCCTGGCCCGGGGCCTTTACGGAACTTTGCGGAAAACGCCTTAAAATTTTTAAAGCCGTTGTTTCATCTGCCCCCATGCCAACATCCGCCCTGCCAGGCACCATTGTAAGCTGCAGCGATAAGGGCCTGTTTGTGGCTGCGGGACATGGTATTGTCCAAGTGCTTGAACTGATGGGAAGCTCAGGAAAACGTCTTGATGTAGCTGCGTTTCTTTGTGGAAATAAAATTAATCTGCCGGCCTGTTTTAAATGA
- the rsmB gene encoding 16S rRNA (cytosine(967)-C(5))-methyltransferase RsmB, producing MNMTADPRYIAFTLIEAGQKPTLPLDRAIEDAAQKLERLSQKDKGLCHAIVFGVFRHRGRIDQLICHGSKLAFERIDPKVKTILRIGVFQLVFLDRVPDFAAINTSIELAKPICGKKASGFINAVLRNISRSHTAVALPCSQKNLVAHLTAAFSIPSWLGKRWATRYGKEKTLALAGTLMELPPLTLRVNPRKISREDLTANFERAGIKAQTTRFSPLGIQIRTSGIAIPDLPGFNEGLFQVQDEAAQLAVQLLDPKSGENILDACAGLGTKTCHMALKMKNKGSITANDTGESKAERLYSEARRLDIDIIDSTHVDMTRAGFNDFSSYFDRVLVDAPCTGLGVLARNPDSRWKRRSKDIMRMAALQKKILNGSANVVAPGGVLVYAVCSCEPEETTQVIQRFLDKRKDFAPDSSGFETHLPFFCESGSKIFNKTTFPNHLDMDGFFMARMRRNK from the coding sequence ATGAACATGACCGCTGATCCACGTTATATCGCCTTTACCCTGATTGAAGCAGGGCAAAAGCCCACCTTGCCCCTTGACCGTGCCATTGAAGATGCGGCACAAAAGCTTGAACGTTTGAGTCAAAAGGATAAAGGGCTTTGCCATGCCATTGTTTTCGGGGTATTCAGGCACAGGGGACGCATTGATCAATTGATTTGCCACGGCTCTAAACTCGCTTTTGAGCGTATTGATCCCAAGGTAAAAACCATATTGCGCATTGGCGTATTCCAGCTTGTTTTCCTGGACAGAGTCCCGGATTTTGCAGCCATTAATACCAGTATTGAACTTGCAAAACCGATCTGCGGTAAAAAGGCATCAGGCTTCATTAATGCGGTTTTACGCAATATATCCAGGTCACACACGGCCGTTGCCCTGCCCTGTTCCCAAAAAAATTTAGTTGCTCACCTTACGGCTGCTTTTTCCATACCATCCTGGCTTGGTAAACGCTGGGCTACAAGATATGGAAAAGAAAAGACACTGGCACTTGCCGGCACTTTGATGGAGTTACCCCCGCTTACCCTCAGGGTTAATCCACGCAAAATCAGCCGGGAAGACCTGACGGCAAATTTTGAACGCGCAGGGATTAAAGCCCAAACAACACGGTTCAGTCCTTTAGGCATTCAGATCCGGACATCGGGCATTGCCATACCGGATCTGCCCGGATTTAATGAAGGTTTGTTCCAGGTTCAGGATGAAGCGGCCCAGCTTGCCGTACAGCTTTTAGACCCCAAGTCCGGGGAAAATATTCTGGATGCCTGTGCAGGCCTTGGCACTAAAACCTGCCACATGGCCCTTAAAATGAAAAACAAAGGCAGCATTACCGCCAATGATACCGGCGAAAGCAAAGCCGAGCGCTTATACAGCGAAGCCAGGCGTCTGGACATTGATATTATTGACAGTACACATGTGGACATGACCCGGGCAGGGTTCAATGATTTTTCATCCTATTTTGACCGGGTGCTTGTGGATGCGCCATGCACAGGCTTAGGTGTCCTTGCCAGAAACCCGGACAGCCGGTGGAAAAGAAGATCAAAGGACATTATGCGCATGGCAGCCCTGCAGAAAAAAATCCTTAACGGTTCCGCCAATGTGGTGGCACCCGGGGGGGTGCTGGTCTATGCGGTCTGCTCCTGCGAACCCGAAGAGACAACCCAGGTAATTCAGCGTTTTTTAGATAAAAGAAAAGATTTTGCCCCGGATTCTTCAGGGTTTGAAACACATCTGCCTTTTTTCTGTGAATCCGGGTCTAAAATATTTAATAAAACAACCTTTCCTAACCATCTTGACATGGACGGCTTTTTCATGGCCAGGATGCGGAGAAATAAATAG